Within the Solwaraspora sp. WMMA2056 genome, the region ACTGCCGTCGACGTGGCGCTGAATCACTTCCTCGACCTGATCGGCACCGCCGACCCGGCCCTGCCACCCGGGGTGCGGCAGGTCTTCGTCGCCCTCGGCGCGGCGGAGGCCCGCGAGCAGCGGGGCCCGGAATCCCTGCTCGCAGCCCTGCGGGTGGCGTCCCGGCTGCTGCTGCGCGAGCTCGGTACGGCCCTCGCCGAGGTGCGACCCCTCGACGTGGCGGCGCTGGTCGACGCCGCCGACGCGGTCACCGGGTACGTCGACGAACTGGCGGCGGCCAGCACCGAAGGGTTCGCCCGGCAGGTCCGCGAACAGTCCGGCGAAGGGGACCGGCTGCGCCGCCGGCTCGCCGACGTTCTGCTCGCCGGAGGTACGGCGCCGCCGGTGGTGACGGCCGCCGCGCACCGCGCCGGCTGGCCGGACCTCGACATCGTCGTCCCGGTCGTCCTGCCGGCCCGGCACGCCCGCGACGCGCGGTTCCGCTTCGGTGCCGACGGGATCGTGGTCGAACGCGGTCGGGATGCCGTGGTGCTGCTGCGCGCCGGTACCCGTACCGGGCGCCCGGAGCTGGCCGACACCCTGCGGGGGCGCGGGGCGGCCGTCGGCCCGGCGCTGCCGTGGCAACAGGTGCCGCAGGCGGTACGACTGGCCGAACTCGCCGCGACGGTCGCCGGCACCGATCCGGTGGACGTCGTGTTCGTCGAGGACCACCTCACCGCGCTGGCGATCGGCGGTCAGCCGGACGCGTTGACGGTGCTCACCGCCCGCCGGCTGGCACCGTTGGCGGCCCTGCCGGTCGACCAGCGCGCCGAGCTGCTGCGGACCCTGCACAGCTGGCTGCGGCACTGGGGCGCCCGCCGGGCCGTGGCCGCGGAGCTGTTCGTGCATCCGCAGACGGTCAGCTACCGGGTCAAGCGGTTACGGGAGCTGCTCGGCGACGACCTGGACGACCCGGACCGCCGGTTCGAGTGGCTGCTGGTGATGGCGGCCGGGGAGGTGGGCTGAGCCGCCGACACCGCCGGTGCCGGAGCGGGGACCCGGCCGTCACTGGTACCGCCGGCGACGCCAGGCGGACTCGCGTGCCTCGTGGGTCATCCGTTCGCGCAGCGACGCCTCCCGTAGTTGTCGCCGGGAGCCGCGCAGCAGCACGAACTCCACACCGACCAGCGCGACGCAGACCGCGCCGAGCAGGCCCAGCCCCAGCAGGGCGGGGACCCGGACCGCGACCCCGACCACGGTACCCAGGGTGGCGATCGCGGCGACACGGGTGAGGGTCACCGTGCCCAGTGTCCGTAACTGGAAGCCGAGGTGCGCGAGGAGGAACACGGCGACCCCGCCGTAGGCCAGCGGCATCGCCGGGCCACCCAGTGGTGCGCCGAGGTCGACCTCGGCGGTGCCGAGGTGGTGCAGTACCTCCTCCAGCCCGAGTGCGGTCAGGATCAGCCCGGCGATCATCGGCAGGTGCAGGTAGACGTACGCGTCGCGGGCCAGGGCGGTACGGCTGCGGGACGCGGCGGCGTGGAACACCTGCAGCGCGGCCGGCGCCACCAGGTCGAAGTACGCCCACCACAGGGCGGCGGTGATCGCCACCGCGATGCCGGCACCGGCCACGGCCGGCCAGGTGACCGGCCGGTCGATCAGGTCACTGCCGACGCCGACCGAGATGATCAGCTCACCGAGCGCGATCATCAGGATCAGTTCGAACCGTTCCACCCAGTGGTTCGCCGACAGCACCGACCACCCGGAGCTCGCCAGGGTGTAGCCGGCGGGTACTCGACAACCAGCGCGGCGATCCAGCAGCCGACCTGCCAACCGAACGTGACTCCTGCCGGCTGACCCAGGTACGGCACGAGACCCGCAGCGACCAGCAGGACCGTGGCGACCGCCGGCGGTACGGCCAGGGAGCTCAGCCGGGGGTGCCCGGCCGGTTCGGCGGCCGACGCCACCCGGTAGAGCGCCACGTGCAGTCCCCGGATCGCCAGGTAGCACCCGGCGATGAGCAGCGGTCCGGGCAGCCCACCGGGCTGGTCGCTGAACGCCTGGGGGAGGGTCAGCGCGGCGACGAAGACCGCCGCCATCGCCACGAACATCACCGGTGGTGCGACGCCTTCGCCGAGCCGGATCCGGTTCGCCAGCACCATGTGCGAGCACCAGGCCCACCACAGCAACGCGAGCAGGAGCATTCCCGCGACGAGACCGTGTCCGGTGAGCTCACCGGCGGTCACCCGGGTGATGTTGTAGAACGCGAAGACGAAGACGAGGTCGAAGAAGATCTCCAACCGGTCGACGCGGGCGCCCGGCCGGATCAGGTGCAGGCCGCCCCGTACCGTCTGGATCTGCTTCATGCCGCCTTCGTCGGCGTCCCCTACCGTCGCGACGGCAGGGGACGCCGACGAAGGCCCTGGTCGGTCTGGTCCGTGCGCGCCGAGCCTAGCCGGGTGCCCGGCCGATGACCGGGGGTTCGCCGTCGGTTCAGCCCAGTACGGCGACGGCGCTGGCGGCCAGGCCCACCGAGGCCACCAGCAGCGCTGCGGCCGGACCCCGGGCGTCGGGCGGTAGCGCGCCGAACAGCCGGGACAACCGACCCAGGATGGCCAGCGGCGCAGCGGCGAGCCACACGTCCCGTTCGACCTGACCGCCGGCGAACCGGACGACGCCGGGCAGGTGTCCGACGGCGCGCAGCAGGGGGCCGACCATCCGGTTGCCGTACGGCGTCGGTGGTTCCTCGCCGACGGCGACGGCGGCGAGCGCGGCACGCAGCCCCCGCTCGTCGTTGGCCCAGTGTGCCCGGTACCGGATCGTCGCGTCGGAGCGGATCAGGTAGGCCGAGTTCGGTTTGGGAGTGAGCGCCCGGTGCAGGGTGCCGTCAATGTCGTCCACCGCCACCTCGAACGGCAGCTCATGGTGGCGGCGCAGTTCCTCGGCGTGTGCCCACTTGACGTCGAAGGTCTGCGGCTGGGGGTACCGCTGTCCGGGATGGGCCTCCCTGGTGTTGACCAGGACGAAGCGCACCTGGGTACCGAACTCGGCGTGCAGCCGCCGTAGCGCCGGCCCGGCGCTCTCGGTGACCGGGCAGGTACGGGAGCCGAAGATCAGCAGGACCGGTCGGTCGCCGAGTGCGTCGCTGCGGAACCGGCCGCCGTCGAGCGTGGCCAGGTCGAAGTCGGGCAGCCGGTTGCCGGGCCCGGGCGCGGTACGGCCGAAGGTCAGGTCGTCGAGCAGCAGCGGCAGCCGGAACCGGTCGAAGCGGTACGCGGTGCCGTGGGCCGTCGCCGTGCGGTGCCGTGGGTCGGTGGTCGACACGGTGGTTCTCCTTGAGTAGTTGACTGATTGGTCAAATCGATGGGCACGGTGCTGCGCCGGCCGGGCCGGAGAGCGGACACCCCCGGCGGCCGTCCCGGTGCGGCTCAGGCTGGCGGGTCGAGCAGCATCCGCACCCCGGACCGCATCTGGTCCACCAGCCCTGGCCGGTCGTACGCCTTGGCCAGCAGGGCCACCCCCTGCAGGTAGGCCAGCACCCGCAGGGCGGCCTCGCCCGGATCCGTCGCCCGGGACAGGTCGCCGTGTCGGCGTGCCTCGTCGATGGCGGCGGTGAAGTACCGGGCCCAGGCATCGAGGATGCCGGTCAGCCGCTGCCCCGCCTCGCCGTGCCCGGCGAGCTCGGCGGCGAGATTGCCCAACGGGCAACCCGGCGTGGCGCCCATCTGCTCACGGGTCATCGCGAGCAGGCTGCCGAAAGCGTGTACGAACCGGTCGATGCGTGCCAGCGGGGCGACGTCGTCGCGGAAGGCCTCCGCCAGCATCGCGTCCATCAGCACCCAGTTGGCGTCCACGACGGCCAGGCCGAGTGCCTCCTTGGACGGGAAGAAGTGGTAGAGACTGCCCCGGTGCACGCCCGCCGTACTGCAGACGTCCTCGATGCTGACCGCCGCGTACGACGAGCGGTGCACCAGTTCGCGGGCCACCGTGACGAGCCGCTGCCGGGTGTCCGATGCCATCGCCGATCCTCTCGTCTTGACCTTCCGGTCAAGACAGTAGCGCGGAGTTGACCGAACGGTCAACAAGAGCGGATGTCGCCGCCGGACCGCGCACAGCTGATACACAGGGATCGGAAAGTGCCGGCACAGGCACCACCTGGATGATCGGAACCATGACGATGGCGAGAACGCAGGGCCGTACCGCCTTGCGGCGGGCCGACGGCAGCCCGGTGCGGGTGCTGGTGGTCGACGACGAGCCCACCCTGGCCGAGCTGCTGTCGATGGCCCTGCGGTACGAGGGCTGGGAGGTGCGCAGCGTCGGTGACGGCACCGGCGCGGTCCGGACCGCACGCGAGTTCCGCCCCGACGCCGTCGTACTCGACGTCATGCTGCCCGACATCGACGGCCTGGAAGTGCTGCGGCGGCTGCGCGCCGACGCCCCCGAGGTACCCGTGCTGTTCCTCACCGCCAAGGACGCCGTCGAGGACCGGATCACCGGGCTGACCGCCGGCGGCGACGACTACGTCACCAAACCGTTCAGCCTGGAGGAGGTCGTCGCCCGGCTGCGCGGCCTGCTGCGCCGTACCGCCGGGGTCGGGTCGCGGCCGGACGCCCTCCTCGCCGTCGGCGACCTCACCCTCGACGAGGACAGCCATGAGGTACGCCGGGCCGGCGAATCGATCACGCTGACCGCCACCGAGTTCGAGCTCCTGCGCTACCTGATGCGCAACCCACGCCGGGTGCTGAGCAAGGCCCAGATCCTCGACCGGGTGTGGAACTACGACTTCGGCGGCCAGGCCAACGTCGTCGAGCTGTACATCTCGTACCTGCGGAAGAAGATCGACGCAGGCCGTCCGCCGATGATCCACACCATGCGCGGCGCGGGCTATGTCCTCAAGCCCGCCGACTGACCCCCCGCCGACCGACCGCGCCGTGGCGGATCCGGCCCCGACCGGTCGGCGCCGGTGGTGGTCGGTGCGTCGCTGGTCGCTGCGCACCCGGCTGGTCGTCACCATGCTGACGTTGCTCGCGGTCGCCAGCCTGATCGTCGGGGTGACCACGGCGGTGACCCTGCGGCGCAGTGTGTACGGCAGCATCGACGAGCAGTTGAGCGCGGCCGCCAGTCGGGCACCGCGCGGGCTCGCCCCGCCCGGCGGACCGGACTATCCATCACCCCAGCAGCCCGATGACGCCACCGGGTGCGACCCGGACCGCGCCCCCGACTTCCCCGCCGGTCAGGTCATCGGCACCCTTGCCGCGCGACTCTGCGACGGGCAGACCAACGTCAGGATCCTGGTCGAGCAGGGCCAGGACCAGCCGGACCTGAGTGGCTACACGCAGGATCTGGGGGACGTGCCGGTCGACGGGCCAGCACAGACCATCTCCCTGGGTTCCTGGGGCGACTACCGGGTGCGCGCGCAGCGACTGCCCGACGGCGCGGTTCTGGTGACCGGACTGCCGCTGGCCGATGCACAGGCCACGATCTACCTCGTCGTCGGTACGGTCGCCGTGGTCACCGCAGCGGTGCTGCTGCTCGTCGGCGTCACCGGCACGCTCACCGTACGACGGTCGCTGCGCCCGCTGTCGCGGATGGCGGCCACCGCCGGCCGGGTGTCACGGCTGCGGTTGGACCGGGGCGAGGTGACGCTGCCGGACCGGGTCGACCCGGCCGACACCGACCCGCACACCGAGGTCGGGCAGGTCGGCGCGGCGCTCAACCGGATGCTGGACCACGTCGGCCAGGCGCTCGCCGTCCGGCACGCCAGCGAGACCCGGGTACGCCAGTTCGTCGCCGACGCCAGCCACGAACTGCGCACCCCACTGGCGGCGATCCGAGGGTACGCCGAGTTGAGCCGTCGCAGCGCCGAGGTGCCGCCACCGGAGACGGCCCACGTGCTGCGCCGGGTCGAGTCCGAGGCCCGCCGGATGACCCTGCTGGTGGAGGACCTGCTGCTGCTGGCCCGGCTCGACACCGGCCGGCCACTGGTCGCCGAACCGGTCGACCTGACCAGGCTGGTCGTCGACGCGGTCAGCGACGCGCACGCCACCAGCCCTGCCCACGACTGGCAGCTCGACCTGCCACCCGAGCCGGTGACCGTGACCGGCGACCCGGCCCGGTTGCAGCAGGTGCTGGTCAACCTGCTGGCCAACGCCCGTACCCACACCCCGGACGGCACCACGGTCACCGTGTCGGTCACCGGGCGGGACCCGGCGGGCGACCCTACCGGCCCGGCCATGGTGCTGCTGCGGGTGGTCGACACCGGACCGGGGATCCCGGACGCGCTGGCGCCGCACGTGTTCGAGCGCTTCGCCCGAGGGGACACGTCCCGGTCCCGGGCCGCCGGCAGCACCGGCCTCGGGCTGGCCATCGTGCACGCGGTGGTGACCGCCCACGGCGGCACCGTGGCGCTGACCAGCGCGCCCGGGCACACCGAGTTCACCGTCCGGCTGCCCACGGCCACGACCGGGCCGATCCACTAGACATCGTCGGGAACCAATATGGTCGCATCGACGACCAACTGGGTGGTGCGGCGGTCGTCGTGCCGCCGGCAGCGATGCGGCAACCGCCGACGTCGAGCCGGCGAGAGCCAGTGGAGAGTGGTCGCAGATGGACCGTCGAGAACTGCTGGGGGTGGCGGGCGCCGCCAGCGCCGGACTGCTCGCCGGAGTGGCCGTGCCGGGGGCGACGTCGGCGGCCGCCGCCCCGGCAGGCGCCGATCCTCGGCACACGCCGTCGCCGGAGCACCCGCTGCGGGTGCACGTCGTGATGTTCGACGGAGCCGAGGAGCAGGATTTCATCGGCCCGTACGAGGTCTTCTCCCTCGCGGGCGGGCTCAGCGGCGGTGCCGTCCAGACCCGGTACGTCCACGTCGACGGGCCGCGTACGGTGACGGCCGCGTTCGGCACCAGGGTCGTCGTCGAACACGGCTGGTCCCCTCGGTCCGCCGATGTCGTCGTCGTACCCGGTGGCGGCTTCCGCCGCCCGGACGGCCCGGGCATCTGGTCGGAGATCAACCGGGGAGTGCTGCCGCGCGCCCTCGCCGACGCCCGGCGACGTGGCCTGATCATCTCGTCGCTGTGCACCGGAGCGATCGTCCTGGCCGCCGCCGGGCTGACCGGCGGCCGGCCCTGCACCACCCACAACGGTGCCAAGGCGGAGCTGGCCGCCCGAGGGGGAGTGGTCAAGAACGCCCGGGTGGTCGACGACGGCGACCTGGTGACCGCAGCCGGGATCACCTCCGGATTGGAACTCGCCCTGCACCTGGTCCGACGTCGGGTCGGCGCCGATCTGGCAGTGCGCGCCGAGGAGGTGCTCGAGTACCAGGCGCGAGGTACGGTCTGGACCCCGTGACGTTCCGCGCCCGGGTGGGTCGCCCGCCGGTGGCCGCGGTGGCCCCTTAACGGTGGTTCGGTATGAGCGAAACGGTGTATCGCGCTGCCCTTGACCGGATACTTCGGACGATGCACTCTCATGTCCAAGAGTCGATGCCTTGGTGCGGGTTGGGCTGCCGGTCGTGACGCCGCGCCCCGGGCCGTCGGGTGTCGTCACCCCCGACAGCGGGAGGCCCCTGAATGCGTACCCGATGGACGACAGCGGCGATCACCCTCGCCATGGCCGGCGGATTGCTCGCCGGCCTCCCCGGCGCCTCGGTGGCGCACGACCCGGACACTCCCGCCGGCCGGTCGTCAGCCGTGGCCTTCATGGCCCAGCGGGAGCCGACCCAGGACCTCGCCGCGATGGCACAGGTCAGCTGCAGCAACGGTCAGGCCAGCGGATACCCCTGCCGCAACGTCGACCTGTTGTCCTTTCTGCCACTGAGCCAGATGGGCGGCAGCCAGGCCAATGACATCTGGGGCTGGACCGACCCGTCGACCGGCAAGGAGTACGCCATCGTCGGGCGCCGTAACGGCACCTCCTTCGTGGACATCTCCGACCCGGCGGCACCGGTGTACCTCGGCAACCTGCCGGCCTACCAGAACCGGAGCGCGGTCTGGCGCGACATCAAGGTCCACCGCGACCACGCATTCATCGTCGCCGACGTGCGTGGGCACGGCATGCAGGTTTTCGACCTGACCCGGCTGCGCAACCGCACCACCCCGCAGACCTTCACCGCCGACGCGCACTACAGCCGGTTCGGCAACTCGCACAACATCGCGATCAACGAACAGACCGGGTACGCGTACGCGGTCGGCTCGAACACCTGCAGCGGCGGCCTGCACATGGTCGACATCTCGACCCCGACCTCGCCCGCCTACGCCGGCTGCGTCAGCTCCGACGGCTACACCCATGACACCCAGTGTGTGGTCTACCGTGGACCGGACAGCGCCTACACCGGCCGGGAGATCTGCGTCAGCTCCAACGAGGACACCGTCACCATCGTCGACGTCACCAACAAGACCAGCCCTCGGCAGATCGTCCGGGCCGCCTACTCCGGCCGGCAGTACACCCATCAGGGCTGGCTCACCGACAACCACCGCTACTTCGTCCTCGACGACGAGCTCGACGAGAGCCGCGCCGGAGGAGGGACGAAGACCTTCGTCTTCGACCTGTACGACCTGGACGCGCCACGGCACATCGGCACCTACACCTCGTCGGCAGCCGCCACCGATCACAACCAGTACGTCAAGGGCAACTACAGCTACCAGGCCAACTACCGGGCCGGTCTGCGGATCCTCGACCTGCGCGGCATCGCCAGCGGCACGCTGACCGAAGCCGGCTATTTCGACATCTACCCGTCGAGCAACACCGCGTCGATGAACGGCGCGTGGAGCGTCTACCCGTACTTCGCCAGCGGCGTCGTCGTGGTCAGCGGCATCGAGCAGGGCCTGTTCGTCCTGCGGCCGAACCTGCCGTCGACGCTGGACGGGTCGGCGTCGTCGGACGCGGTACGCGTCACGACCGTCGACCGCCGGGTACCCGCCTGATGGCGGTGTCCCCCCTGCGGTACACCACCCCGCCGGCCGCCGCGCCGGCGGGGTCCGCCGCACCGCCCACCCGGACCCGCTCCGCTGGCCGGCTCACCCTGCTGATCACCCTGGCCGTGCTCGTCGCCGCCACCGGTTTCGTCGCCGGTCGAGCGACCACCACCGGCGGCGGGTCGGCAGCGCGTGCCGCGACCGGTACCGACCCGCACGCCGGACACGACGTCGGCGGACTCGGCGTCACCCAGGACGGTTACGCACTCACCCTGCTGTCCGCCCCGTCCGCCGCCGGCGTCACCGGTGAGCTGGCGTTCGCGATCCTCGGCCCGGACGGCGCGCCGGTCACCGCGTACCGGACCAACCACGAACGGGACCTGCACCTGGTGCTGGTCGGCCGCGACCTGCGCGGATACCAGCACCTGCACCCCGAGTCCGACGCCGACGGCACCTGGCGGGCCGCGGTGACCCTGCCCACCGCCGGCGCCTACCGGATGTTCGCCGACTTCGTGCCGGCCGCCGCGACCACACCGGTCACCCTCGGCACGGACCTGCTGGTGCCCGGAGACTGGGCACCCGGCCCGCCCACCCCGGTCGACGAGGCGACCGTCGTCGTCGACGGCTACACCGTCACCCTCGACGGCGGGCTGCGCCCGGGTCAGGCCAGTCAGGTACTGGTCTGGTTGGGGCGCGACGGCACACCCGTACTCGACCTGGAGCGTTACCTCGGTGCGTACGGCCACCTCGTCGCGTTGCGTCACGGCGACCTCGGTTACCTGCACGTGCACCCGGCACCGGCGGCCAGTCCCAGCTCCGTGGTGGCCTTCGCCGTGCAGGTCCCCTCGGCGGGCAGCTACGAACTGTTCTTCGAGTTCCAGCACGCGGGCACCGTCCGGACCGCCCAGTTCAGCCTCACCGCGTACTGACCGCGCCCGCCTGCATGGCGTGACAGCCAGGTCAACCGGCGGGCCGGCTGGCGCGTCACCTGTGGCATCCACCCTGAGCTGGAGGTCGCCATGACCGTCACACCCCGTCCGCACAGTTGCGAGCCGCTGTGGTCGGTCGGCGGTGTCACCGCCGCAGTCACCGCCGTGCTCGCCGTCGTCACCGCGTTCGGGCTGCCGCTCACCGATGCCCAGCAGGCCGCGATCCTCGGCCTGGTCGCCGTCGTCGCCCCGCTGGTCGTCGCTCTGATCGGTCGGACCCGGGTGTACGCGCCGGCCACCGTCGAACGGCTGGTCGGCGACACCGCGCCGGGCACCGACCGGTGAGCGGGCAGACCGGGGTCGCCGCCGGGGTGCCGCCACCACCCGCGCCGGTCACAAATAGACGCGGGTGACCGCCTCGGCCAGGCAGACCGGCTCGTCGCCGCCGTCACGTTCGACCGTGACCAGGTAACGCACCTGGACACCGCCGGTGACCTCGGCGACGTCGTTGATGTCGACCGACGCCCGGACCCGGGCCCCGGCCGGCACCGGTGCCGGGAACCGTACCCGGTCGAGCCCGTAGTTGACCGACATCCGCGCCCCGGACACCGAGACCCGTCCAGCGACCAGCGCCGGCAGCAACGACAGGACGAGCGAACCGTGGGCGATGCCGCCACCGGCAGGCCCACCGGCCGTCGGCGCGTCGGTGCGTGTCCACGGCCGGTCGCCGGTGGCGGCGGCGAACCGGTCGATCCGACCCTGGTCGACCTCGATCCAGCGACCCGGTCCAAGGCGGCTGCCGACCGCGTGGCGCAGGTCGTCGACGGAGTCGAAAGCCATGACGGTTTCCCTTCCTGCGGCGCAGTGCCGGCGGACGACCGGCCACAGCGGGCATGCTAGTGGCGGATCGTGGACAATTCGACGGTGGCCGTGGCGCGCGGAGGTGACGGGTGCGCATTCTGCTGGTCGACAACTACGACTCCTACACGTACAACCTCTTCCAGCTGATCGCGGCGGTCGCCGGCAGCGAACCGACCGTGCTGGCCAACGACGACCCCCGGCTCGCCGCCGTCGACCGGCTCGACGTGCGGTGCGTGGTGATCTCGCCCGGCCCCGGCCGACCGCACCGGGTCACCGACCTCGGTTGGGGCTGGGAACTGCTCGACCGCCGGCCTGAGCTGCCGGTGCTCGGGGTCTGCCTCGGTCACCAGGCGATCGCGTTGCACGCCGGCGCCCGGGTCGACCAGCGTCAGCCCCGGCACGGCCAGGTCGACCGGATCCGGCACACCGGCGACGGGCTGTTCACCGGCGTGCCGCAGGGGTTCGCGGCGGTCCGCTACCACTCGTTGCAGGTCAGCGAGCCGTTACCGGCGGACCTCGCCGCGACGGCCTGGGCCACCGATGGCACCGTCATGGCGCTGGCGCACCGGCGGCTGCCCCAGTGGGGCGTGCAGTTCCATCCCGAGTCGATCGGCACCGAGCACGGCGCCCGGCTGATCACCAACTTCCTGGCCATGGCCCGCCCGGCGGCCCCCACCGGCGGTCCGCCCACCCCGCCCACCCCGGCACCGCCGCCCACGCCGCCCACGCCGGCACCGCCGCCGAGTGCGCAGCCGGTGACCGCTGGCGGGCCGCGCTGGCGGCGCGACGTCACGGTCGTCGACGGCGAGATCGACACCGAGGCGGCTTTCCTGGAGTTGTACGCCGACGCCCGCTACGCGTACTGGCTCGACGGTGCCGACGTGGCCGCCGGACGGTCCCGGTTCTCGTTCCTCGGCGACGCCGGCGGCCCGCTCGCCGAGGTGCTGCGCTACCGGGTCGGCAGCGGCCGGGTCGAGGTGCACCGCACCGGCCGGCCGGTGCGCCAGGAGTCCGGCGGTCTGCTCGACCTGCTCGACCAGCGGTTGGCCCGGCGTCGGCTGCCCGCCGCTGACCTGCCGTTCGACTTCGCCGGCGGCTACGTCGGTTACCTCGGTTACGAGATGAAGGCCGACTGCGGACCCACCACCGCCCGCCCCGCAGACACCCCCGACGCCGTCTGGATCTTCGCCGACCGGTTGGTGGCCGTCGACCACCTGCGTCGGCGCACCTACCTGGTGGCGCTCAGCGTCGACGACGCCGGGCGTCGTGCCGCCAAGGACTGGTTGGCGGGTACGGCGACCCGGCTGCGACAGCTGACGCCGCCGGGCCCGCACCGTCGCGCGTCGGGTCCCGTCCCGCCCCACCCGCCGCCGGCGCCGGGCAGCGCGGCCGATCCGCAGCGCTGGGTGAGCCCGGCCCGCGAGCGCGACCGCTACCTCGCCGATGTCGCCACGGCCCTGAGCGAGCTGCGCCGTGGCGAGAGCTACGAGATCTGCCTGACCAACCAGTTGCGGCTGCCGCCGGTGCCCGACCCACTGGGGTACTTCCGGGCGCTGCGCCGGATCAACCCCGCTCCGTACGCCGCGTACCTGCGCCTCGACGACGTCGCCGTGGCCAGTACCTCCCCGGAACGGTTCCTGCGGATCCGGCCCGACGGCCGGGTCGACGCCAGCCCGGTCAAGGGCACCGCGGCGCGCGGCGACGACCCCGGCCACGACGAGCAGCTGCGCCGGGCGTTGACCACCTCGGCCAAGACCCGAGCCGAGAACCTGATGATCGTCGACCTGCTCCGCAACGACCTCGGCCGGGTCTGCGAGGTCGGCTCGGTGCACGTTCCCCGCTTCCTGGCCACCGAGACCTATCCCACCGTGCACCAGCTGGTCTCCACCGTCGAAGGACGGCTGCGCCCGTCGGCCAGCGTGATCGACTGTGTGCGGTCGTGTTTCCCCGGCGGATCGATGACCGGGGCCCCGAAGCTGCGCACCATGGAGATCATCGACGGACTGGAGCGGCAGGCCCGGGGGATCTACTCCGGTGCCCTCGGCTACCTCGGCGTCGACGGCGGCGCCGACCTGAGCATCGTGATCCGTACCGCCGTGCTGACCGGTGACGGGGTCACCATCGGCACCGGCGGCGCCGTCGTGCTCGACTCCGATCCGGCCGACGAGTACGACGAGACGATGCTGAAGGCCCGGGCGCTGCTCGTCGCCTACCAACTGGCGACCAGGTCGGTCCGGTGACCGGTCACCCGCGTGGGTGCAGGCATGACCGCCCGTGCGGCGGGTACGCGGGCCCGGTGGATCAGGCAACCGTGGTACGCGTACCCGCCGCCGACGTCGTCCTCGACGCGGACGTGGTGGTGCCCATCCGGACCCGCGCGGTGGTGCTCTTCGCCCACGGCAGCGGAAGTTCCCGTCTCAGCCCGCGCAACCGGGCGGTGGCCGGCCGGCTGCACGGTGCCGGTCTCGCGACCGTCCTGGCGGACCTGCTGACCAAGGAGGAGGAGCAGGTCGACGCAACCACCGCACAGCTGCGGTTCGACATCGCGTTGCTGAGCCGGCGGCTGACCGCGGTCGTCGACTGGGCCGTCGGGCAGCCGGAGCTGCACGGACTGCCGGTCGGGCTCTTCGGCGCCAGCACCGGCGCGGCGGCGGCCCTGTGCACCGCCGCGACCCGGCCCGACCAGGTCGGTGCCGTGGTGTCCCGGGGCGGCCGGCCCGACCTGGCCGGGGACCAGCTGGCCCAGGTACGGGCGCCGACCCTGCTGCTCGTCGGGGAACTCGACCCGCAGGTCGCACAGCTCAACGCGACGGCGGCGACGGCGCTGCGGGCACCGTACGAGCTGCGGATGGTGCCCGGTGCCGGGCATCTGTTCGCCGAGCCGGGCACCTTGGACCGGGTCGCCGACGAGGCCACCGGCTGGTTCGATACCCACCTGAGCTGACCGCGTCCCGGCGTGCCCCGGGCGAGGACCCGACGTCACCCCGGGAACAACCAGGCAAGGGCGGTCAGGGATGTGTCGACGTACCGGTCCCGCCCGGTGCGCACGCCGTACGC harbors:
- a CDS encoding MaoC family dehydratase — protein: MAFDSVDDLRHAVGSRLGPGRWIEVDQGRIDRFAAATGDRPWTRTDAPTAGGPAGGGIAHGSLVLSLLPALVAGRVSVSGARMSVNYGLDRVRFPAPVPAGARVRASVDINDVAEVTGGVQVRYLVTVERDGGDEPVCLAEAVTRVYL
- a CDS encoding choice-of-anchor B family protein, translating into MRTRWTTAAITLAMAGGLLAGLPGASVAHDPDTPAGRSSAVAFMAQREPTQDLAAMAQVSCSNGQASGYPCRNVDLLSFLPLSQMGGSQANDIWGWTDPSTGKEYAIVGRRNGTSFVDISDPAAPVYLGNLPAYQNRSAVWRDIKVHRDHAFIVADVRGHGMQVFDLTRLRNRTTPQTFTADAHYSRFGNSHNIAINEQTGYAYAVGSNTCSGGLHMVDISTPTSPAYAGCVSSDGYTHDTQCVVYRGPDSAYTGREICVSSNEDTVTIVDVTNKTSPRQIVRAAYSGRQYTHQGWLTDNHRYFVLDDELDESRAGGGTKTFVFDLYDLDAPRHIGTYTSSAAATDHNQYVKGNYSYQANYRAGLRILDLRGIASGTLTEAGYFDIYPSSNTASMNGAWSVYPYFASGVVVVSGIEQGLFVLRPNLPSTLDGSASSDAVRVTTVDRRVPA
- a CDS encoding HAMP domain-containing sensor histidine kinase encodes the protein MRRWSLRTRLVVTMLTLLAVASLIVGVTTAVTLRRSVYGSIDEQLSAAASRAPRGLAPPGGPDYPSPQQPDDATGCDPDRAPDFPAGQVIGTLAARLCDGQTNVRILVEQGQDQPDLSGYTQDLGDVPVDGPAQTISLGSWGDYRVRAQRLPDGAVLVTGLPLADAQATIYLVVGTVAVVTAAVLLLVGVTGTLTVRRSLRPLSRMAATAGRVSRLRLDRGEVTLPDRVDPADTDPHTEVGQVGAALNRMLDHVGQALAVRHASETRVRQFVADASHELRTPLAAIRGYAELSRRSAEVPPPETAHVLRRVESEARRMTLLVEDLLLLARLDTGRPLVAEPVDLTRLVVDAVSDAHATSPAHDWQLDLPPEPVTVTGDPARLQQVLVNLLANARTHTPDGTTVTVSVTGRDPAGDPTGPAMVLLRVVDTGPGIPDALAPHVFERFARGDTSRSRAAGSTGLGLAIVHAVVTAHGGTVALTSAPGHTEFTVRLPTATTGPIH
- a CDS encoding DJ-1/PfpI family protein; the encoded protein is MDRRELLGVAGAASAGLLAGVAVPGATSAAAAPAGADPRHTPSPEHPLRVHVVMFDGAEEQDFIGPYEVFSLAGGLSGGAVQTRYVHVDGPRTVTAAFGTRVVVEHGWSPRSADVVVVPGGGFRRPDGPGIWSEINRGVLPRALADARRRGLIISSLCTGAIVLAAAGLTGGRPCTTHNGAKAELAARGGVVKNARVVDDGDLVTAAGITSGLELALHLVRRRVGADLAVRAEEVLEYQARGTVWTP
- the pabB gene encoding aminodeoxychorismate synthase component I; the protein is MRILLVDNYDSYTYNLFQLIAAVAGSEPTVLANDDPRLAAVDRLDVRCVVISPGPGRPHRVTDLGWGWELLDRRPELPVLGVCLGHQAIALHAGARVDQRQPRHGQVDRIRHTGDGLFTGVPQGFAAVRYHSLQVSEPLPADLAATAWATDGTVMALAHRRLPQWGVQFHPESIGTEHGARLITNFLAMARPAAPTGGPPTPPTPAPPPTPPTPAPPPSAQPVTAGGPRWRRDVTVVDGEIDTEAAFLELYADARYAYWLDGADVAAGRSRFSFLGDAGGPLAEVLRYRVGSGRVEVHRTGRPVRQESGGLLDLLDQRLARRRLPAADLPFDFAGGYVGYLGYEMKADCGPTTARPADTPDAVWIFADRLVAVDHLRRRTYLVALSVDDAGRRAAKDWLAGTATRLRQLTPPGPHRRASGPVPPHPPPAPGSAADPQRWVSPARERDRYLADVATALSELRRGESYEICLTNQLRLPPVPDPLGYFRALRRINPAPYAAYLRLDDVAVASTSPERFLRIRPDGRVDASPVKGTAARGDDPGHDEQLRRALTTSAKTRAENLMIVDLLRNDLGRVCEVGSVHVPRFLATETYPTVHQLVSTVEGRLRPSASVIDCVRSCFPGGSMTGAPKLRTMEIIDGLERQARGIYSGALGYLGVDGGADLSIVIRTAVLTGDGVTIGTGGAVVLDSDPADEYDETMLKARALLVAYQLATRSVR